The following coding sequences lie in one Sphingobium sp. KCTC 72723 genomic window:
- a CDS encoding 5'-methylthioadenosine/S-adenosylhomocysteine nucleosidase (Enables the cleavage of the glycosidic bond in both 5'-methylthioadenosine and S-adenosylhomocysteine): MTPSCETIAGQRLLFIMAVEAEYGPHLRARFAPLMTGVGPIEAALVTGIALQDMARADALPDLVVCLGSAGSRLCPLGEIFQIGSVSWRDMDASRLGFTKGVTPFVDHPVDVPLVTPLALPTARLSTGANIVGGEDYAAIDADMVDMETFAVARACARFNVPIMGLRGVSDGPGELEHIHGWMELLGLLDERLATAVDLLPDALAR; this comes from the coding sequence ATGACGCCATCTTGCGAGACGATTGCCGGTCAACGCCTGCTGTTCATCATGGCAGTGGAGGCCGAATATGGCCCGCATTTGCGCGCGCGCTTTGCCCCACTGATGACGGGCGTCGGCCCGATCGAAGCGGCACTGGTGACCGGCATCGCTTTGCAGGACATGGCACGCGCCGATGCCTTGCCGGACCTGGTCGTCTGCCTGGGATCGGCCGGATCGCGCCTCTGCCCGCTGGGCGAGATATTTCAGATTGGCAGCGTGTCTTGGCGCGACATGGATGCGTCCCGGCTGGGTTTTACCAAGGGCGTCACCCCTTTTGTCGATCATCCGGTCGATGTGCCGTTGGTGACTCCGCTCGCCTTGCCGACGGCGCGGCTATCAACGGGCGCGAACATCGTGGGCGGCGAGGATTATGCCGCGATCGACGCCGATATGGTGGATATGGAGACGTTCGCCGTGGCCCGCGCCTGCGCGCGGTTTAACGTGCCGATAATGGGGTTGCGCGGCGTATCGGATGGACCGGGCGAGCTGGAACATATCCATGGCTGGATGGAATTGCTGGGCCTGCTGGACGAACGGCTTGCAACGGCAGTGGATTTGTTGCCGGATGCGTTGGCCCGCTAA
- a CDS encoding IS256 family transposase produces MTNDKMDLHALVGKTADGDFLRDMIGFAAQRLMELEVGGATGAAYGEKDPERLAQRNGYRDRDWETRAGTVELRIPKLRKGTYFPGFLEPRRMAEKALTAVIQEAYIQGISTRSVDDLVKAMGMSGISKSQVSRLCVEIDERVKAFLDRPIEGDWPYLWMDATYIKVRRAGRIVSVAVIIAVGVNSDGRREVLGMAIGHSEAEVFWTEFLRSLARRGLRGVKLVISDSHEGIKASVAKVFSATWQRCRVHFMRNALAHAGKSGRRVVSAFIATAFAQETPEAAKAQWRSVADQLRPTVPKLATLMDSAEEDVLAYMTFPAQHRTKLHSNNPIERLNGEIKRRTDVVGIFPNEEAITRLVGAILLEQNDEWAVQRCRYMTLESVSGLSDNPIITLPAMAA; encoded by the coding sequence ATGACCAATGACAAGATGGACCTGCACGCTCTGGTTGGGAAGACAGCCGACGGCGATTTTCTACGCGACATGATCGGCTTTGCCGCGCAGCGGCTGATGGAACTGGAAGTGGGCGGTGCGACCGGCGCTGCCTATGGTGAGAAAGATCCTGAGCGCCTCGCGCAGCGCAACGGCTATCGGGATCGGGACTGGGAGACGCGAGCAGGGACGGTCGAGCTGCGGATCCCCAAGCTGCGCAAGGGAACATATTTTCCAGGGTTTCTGGAGCCCCGCCGTATGGCAGAGAAGGCACTGACGGCCGTCATCCAGGAAGCTTATATCCAGGGGATCTCGACCCGCTCTGTGGACGATCTGGTCAAAGCCATGGGCATGAGTGGGATCTCAAAGAGCCAGGTCAGCCGACTGTGCGTGGAGATCGACGAGCGGGTGAAGGCCTTTCTCGATCGTCCGATCGAAGGCGACTGGCCCTATCTCTGGATGGACGCGACCTACATCAAAGTGCGGCGAGCCGGTCGCATCGTCTCTGTCGCGGTCATCATTGCCGTTGGCGTTAACAGCGATGGCCGGCGCGAAGTGCTCGGCATGGCGATCGGTCATTCCGAAGCGGAGGTCTTCTGGACCGAGTTTCTACGCAGCCTTGCTCGTCGCGGTCTGCGCGGCGTGAAGCTGGTGATCTCAGATTCCCATGAAGGCATAAAAGCCTCCGTCGCCAAAGTGTTCAGCGCCACCTGGCAGCGATGCCGGGTTCATTTTATGCGCAATGCGCTGGCCCATGCCGGCAAGAGTGGACGCCGGGTCGTGTCGGCATTCATCGCCACCGCTTTCGCCCAGGAAACTCCAGAGGCCGCAAAGGCCCAATGGCGTAGCGTCGCCGATCAATTGCGCCCTACCGTGCCAAAACTCGCTACTCTGATGGACAGCGCCGAGGAGGATGTGCTGGCCTACATGACCTTCCCAGCCCAACACCGCACGAAGTTGCACAGCAACAATCCGATCGAGCGGCTCAATGGCGAGATCAAGCGGCGCACCGATGTTGTCGGTATCTTCCCCAACGAAGAGGCGATTACCCGTCTCGTCGGCGCTATCCTTCTGGAACAGAACGACGAATGGGCCGTCCAACGCTGCCGCTACATGACACTTGAGAGCGTCTCAGGTTTAAGCGATAATCCCATCATCACGTTGCCTGCCATGGCAGCATGA
- the istA gene encoding IS21 family transposase: MTHRRQHTQAVAAAKAGISERSARRIENDPQLPSQKKKERHWRTRADPLEPFWPRIEELLQIDGIIAVTVFETLQDEFGEDAVPDAIRRTLERRIARWRALHGGEKEIFFPQHHEPGRQGLSDFTVCDSLKVTVAGETLAYRLYHFRLAASGWEHAAVVLGGESFAALSEHLQDALWKLGGAPAEHRSDSLSAAYKNLDADAQRDFTRSYDELCRHYRMLATRNNRGEAHENGSIEGPHAHLKRRLDQALRRRGSRDFVSIEAWREFVEAQVARQNRRHAARIDAERRVLKALPARRTTDFAMVTVDVTRNGTVAIDRVTYSVPSRLVGRRLNAHLFDDRIELFLGPDRVMSTPRVRISHPHRGHSIDFRHMIGNLRRKPGALRNLVYREALFPDHAYRRAWQAFDAQLDGRQACRDAVALLDIAARGDCVDVLARRIDEALDSGRLPDVDALRDEFLPTARSQRDVAIPPPDLHSYNSLIASGEVH, encoded by the coding sequence ATGACCCATCGTCGCCAACACACCCAGGCCGTCGCGGCTGCCAAGGCCGGTATCAGCGAACGCAGCGCACGCCGGATCGAGAACGATCCGCAGCTTCCGTCCCAGAAGAAGAAGGAGCGCCACTGGCGCACCCGCGCCGATCCGCTCGAGCCATTCTGGCCACGTATAGAGGAGTTGCTCCAGATCGACGGTATCATTGCCGTCACGGTCTTCGAGACGCTCCAGGACGAGTTCGGCGAGGATGCTGTTCCCGATGCGATACGACGAACACTGGAACGCCGGATCGCCCGCTGGCGGGCACTGCACGGCGGCGAGAAGGAGATCTTCTTCCCGCAGCATCATGAGCCCGGTCGGCAGGGCCTGTCGGATTTCACGGTATGCGACAGTCTCAAGGTCACTGTTGCCGGCGAGACCCTGGCCTATCGCCTCTACCACTTCCGCTTGGCGGCGAGTGGCTGGGAGCATGCGGCTGTCGTGCTGGGCGGGGAGAGCTTTGCCGCCCTTTCGGAGCACCTGCAGGATGCGTTGTGGAAGCTGGGCGGTGCGCCGGCCGAACACCGCAGCGATTCCCTGTCAGCCGCCTACAAAAACCTCGACGCCGATGCGCAGCGGGATTTCACCCGAAGCTATGACGAGCTGTGTCGTCATTACCGCATGCTTGCTACCCGCAACAACCGCGGCGAGGCGCACGAGAACGGATCGATCGAAGGTCCCCATGCCCATCTCAAGCGACGGCTCGATCAGGCCTTACGCCGGCGGGGCAGCCGCGATTTCGTCAGCATCGAGGCCTGGCGCGAGTTCGTTGAGGCGCAGGTCGCCAGACAGAACCGGCGGCATGCTGCGCGCATCGATGCAGAACGCAGGGTACTCAAGGCGCTGCCCGCAAGGCGAACCACCGATTTCGCCATGGTCACCGTCGATGTCACCCGCAACGGCACCGTCGCCATCGATCGGGTTACCTATTCGGTGCCTTCCCGCCTCGTCGGACGGCGCCTCAACGCGCATCTCTTTGACGATCGCATCGAGCTCTTCCTCGGCCCGGACAGGGTAATGTCCACGCCGCGTGTGCGGATCAGTCATCCCCACCGGGGGCATAGCATCGATTTCCGGCACATGATCGGTAACCTGCGCCGCAAGCCCGGTGCACTGCGCAACCTCGTCTACCGCGAAGCCCTCTTCCCCGATCACGCCTACCGGCGGGCCTGGCAAGCCTTCGATGCCCAACTCGATGGACGGCAGGCCTGCCGCGATGCCGTCGCGCTGCTCGATATCGCCGCCAGGGGCGACTGTGTCGACGTGCTGGCCCGGCGGATCGATGAGGCTCTCGACAGCGGGCGCTTGCCCGATGTCGATGCGCTCAGGGACGAGTTCCTGCCAACCGCAAGATCGCAGCGCGATGTCGCTATCCCGCCACCCGATCTGCACAGCTACAACAGCCTGATCGCCAGCGGGGAGGTGCACTGA
- a CDS encoding adenine phosphoribosyltransferase, translated as MSIDALTALVRTIPDFPKPGIQFRDITTLLADGAGLAELVDRMAAIARPLDPDLIVGIEARGFILGAALALALGKGFVPVRKAGKLPGKTVGIDYVLEYGTDRLELHEGQVPHGARILLVDDLIATGGTAIAAAQLLREQGASVLMALFAIDLPDLGGMAALTADGIAAQAIMAFEGE; from the coding sequence ATGAGCATCGACGCGCTGACCGCACTGGTCCGCACCATCCCTGACTTCCCCAAGCCAGGCATCCAGTTCCGCGACATCACGACATTGCTGGCCGACGGCGCGGGACTGGCCGAACTGGTCGATCGCATGGCAGCCATCGCCCGGCCGCTCGACCCGGACCTGATCGTGGGGATCGAGGCGCGCGGCTTCATCCTGGGCGCGGCGCTGGCCTTGGCACTGGGCAAGGGCTTCGTTCCGGTGCGCAAGGCGGGCAAGTTGCCCGGCAAGACGGTCGGCATCGACTATGTCCTTGAATATGGCACCGACCGACTGGAACTGCATGAAGGGCAAGTGCCGCATGGCGCGCGCATTTTGCTGGTCGATGATCTGATCGCCACAGGCGGCACGGCGATCGCCGCCGCGCAACTGTTGCGCGAACAGGGGGCAAGCGTGCTGATGGCCCTGTTTGCGATCGACCTGCCCGACCTTGGCGGCATGGCGGCGCTGACGGCGGATGGTATCGCGGCGCAGGCGATCATGGCGTTCGAGGGGGAATAA
- a CDS encoding cytochrome b, which yields MSFPWAEQYTPKNPVMVWIDEKLPLPRLAYNAVGAGYPVPRNLNYFWNFGVLAGLALMIQIVTGVIMAMHYGANDLVAFSTVEQTMRDVNAGWLMRYAHANGASFFFIVVYLHIFRGLYFGSYKAPREMVWLLGLVIFLLMMATAFMGYVLPWGQMSYWGAKVITGLFGAIPVVGEPIQTWLLGGFAPGNASLNRFFSLHFLLPFVIAGVIILHIWALHIPGSSNPTGVEVKGPQDTVPFHPYYTAKDGFGAGIFLIAFCTLLFFAPNFLGHPDNYIEANPLSTPAHIVPEWYFWPFYAILRAFTVDFFFVPAKLLGVLAMFASILLLFFLPWLDTSPVRSGKYRPTFNKFFWILVIDVLILGWLGGAPAEEPYVMMSQVAAAYYFAHFLIILPLISRFEKPLPLPGSITEAVLAKYGKTDGEPVAVPAE from the coding sequence ATGAGCTTTCCCTGGGCTGAGCAATATACGCCGAAAAATCCGGTGATGGTGTGGATCGACGAGAAGCTGCCGCTTCCGCGTCTCGCCTATAACGCTGTGGGCGCGGGCTATCCCGTGCCGCGCAACCTCAACTATTTCTGGAACTTCGGCGTGCTGGCCGGGCTGGCTCTTATGATCCAGATCGTCACCGGCGTGATCATGGCGATGCACTATGGTGCCAATGATCTGGTCGCGTTCAGCACCGTCGAACAGACGATGCGCGACGTGAACGCAGGCTGGCTGATGCGCTATGCGCACGCCAATGGTGCCAGCTTCTTCTTCATCGTCGTCTATCTCCACATCTTCCGTGGCCTCTATTTCGGTTCCTACAAGGCGCCGCGCGAAATGGTCTGGCTGCTGGGCCTCGTCATCTTCCTGCTGATGATGGCGACTGCCTTCATGGGCTACGTGCTGCCCTGGGGTCAGATGTCCTATTGGGGGGCGAAGGTGATTACCGGCCTGTTCGGCGCGATCCCGGTCGTGGGTGAACCGATCCAGACCTGGCTGCTGGGCGGTTTTGCTCCTGGCAACGCCTCGCTCAACCGCTTCTTCTCGCTCCACTTCCTGCTGCCCTTCGTGATTGCTGGTGTCATCATCCTGCACATCTGGGCGCTGCATATTCCGGGTTCCTCGAACCCGACCGGCGTGGAAGTGAAGGGGCCGCAGGACACTGTGCCTTTCCATCCCTATTACACCGCCAAGGATGGCTTCGGCGCGGGTATCTTCCTGATCGCCTTCTGCACATTGCTGTTCTTCGCACCCAACTTCCTGGGCCACCCGGACAACTATATCGAAGCGAACCCGCTCTCGACCCCTGCGCACATCGTGCCGGAATGGTATTTCTGGCCCTTCTACGCGATCCTGCGCGCCTTCACGGTGGACTTCTTCTTCGTCCCTGCCAAGCTGCTGGGCGTGCTGGCGATGTTCGCGTCGATCCTGCTGCTGTTCTTCCTGCCCTGGCTCGACACCTCGCCGGTGCGGTCGGGCAAATATCGGCCGACCTTCAACAAGTTCTTCTGGATTCTCGTCATCGACGTGCTGATCCTGGGCTGGTTGGGCGGCGCGCCGGCGGAAGAACCCTATGTCATGATGAGCCAGGTTGCGGCGGCCTATTATTTCGCCCACTTCCTGATCATCCTTCCTTTGATCTCGCGCTTTGAAAAGCCGCTGCCGCTGCCCGGCTCGATCACCGAGGCCGTGCTGGCAAAATATGGCAAGACCGACGGCGAACCCGTCGCGGTCCCGGCCGAATAA
- a CDS encoding IS110 family transposase has protein sequence MEDYSELFIGLDTSKLKISVAVAESVRNGEVRFYGDISSEPSCVASMVAKLAKHGAKLHFCYEAGPTGYDLHRQLIELGHDCQVVAPSLVPKCPGDRVKTNRRDAISLARLHRAGELTAVWVPDEAHEAVRDLVRARESANDALKKTRQHLQAFLLRHGRIYTGRTPWTRAHSRWLAAQSFTHPALHIVLAEYIQAIEDAGVRLERLTKQVAETAATWSMAPVVDAYQAMRGIAFISAVTFVVEIGDVRRFETAPQLMAYLGLVPTESSTGERVKRGGITKAGNSRARRVLIEGAWTYRFPARVSPAIQARLDGLPRSAREIAWKAQIRLCARYRKLIMAGKLKTVAVTAIAREMAAFLWAIGKEVAPTTQV, from the coding sequence ATGGAAGATTATAGCGAACTCTTCATCGGACTCGATACATCGAAACTGAAGATCTCGGTTGCGGTGGCGGAAAGCGTACGGAATGGCGAGGTCCGATTTTACGGCGACATCTCATCTGAACCATCTTGTGTGGCGTCGATGGTAGCAAAGTTGGCAAAGCACGGTGCCAAGCTGCATTTCTGCTATGAGGCTGGCCCGACCGGATACGACCTCCATCGCCAGCTCATTGAGCTGGGGCACGACTGTCAAGTGGTAGCCCCCTCGCTCGTGCCCAAGTGCCCAGGCGACCGTGTGAAGACCAATCGGCGCGATGCCATAAGCCTGGCCCGCCTTCATCGCGCGGGGGAGCTGACTGCGGTTTGGGTTCCCGATGAAGCACATGAAGCGGTTCGCGACCTGGTGCGTGCACGCGAAAGTGCCAATGACGCGCTGAAGAAGACCCGCCAGCACCTGCAGGCATTTCTGTTACGCCATGGCCGGATTTACACCGGCCGTACACCGTGGACGCGGGCACATAGTCGGTGGCTGGCAGCGCAGAGCTTTACCCATCCGGCTCTTCACATCGTCTTGGCCGAATACATTCAGGCCATAGAAGATGCCGGCGTCCGGTTGGAACGGCTGACTAAGCAGGTTGCTGAGACAGCCGCCACCTGGTCCATGGCGCCGGTGGTCGACGCCTATCAGGCCATGCGCGGCATCGCCTTCATTTCGGCCGTCACCTTTGTAGTGGAAATCGGCGATGTGCGACGCTTTGAGACAGCGCCGCAGCTCATGGCATATCTGGGCCTTGTGCCGACCGAAAGCTCGACGGGCGAACGGGTGAAGCGCGGTGGCATCACCAAAGCCGGCAATAGCCGCGCGCGCCGCGTGCTGATTGAGGGCGCATGGACCTATCGCTTCCCCGCGCGGGTAAGCCCGGCCATCCAAGCGCGCCTGGATGGCCTGCCAAGATCAGCACGCGAAATCGCATGGAAGGCGCAGATCAGACTGTGCGCCCGCTATCGTAAGTTGATTATGGCCGGCAAACTCAAGACCGTCGCTGTCACCGCTATCGCACGCGAAATGGCCGCATTCCTATGGGCGATCGGGAAAGAGGTCGCGCCGACCACGCAAGTTTGA
- a CDS encoding cytochrome c1, producing the protein MVRIGAFLVGLFFAGWLFISFLIGAVAYVSEPPVPTVEHEFHEAPKHVSYSFDGPLGHYDRAQLQRGFQVFKEVCSACHSLKFVAFRDLEALGYNEAEVKAIAKQWAIKTPSVDPATGEASTREPVPSDYFPKPFANNVAAAAANNNAIPPDLSLMTKARHHGSAYVYSLLTGYQAQPAELLKEFPDAKTPEGLHYNPYFANLNLAMAPPLSAEGQVTYGDGTKPTVDQMAQDVSAFLTWTAEPKLENRRRAGLATLIFLLIATGLAYMSYQNIWADKKKAA; encoded by the coding sequence ATGGTTCGCATTGGCGCATTCCTCGTCGGCCTCTTCTTTGCAGGCTGGCTGTTCATTTCCTTCCTGATCGGTGCGGTGGCTTATGTCTCCGAACCGCCAGTGCCCACCGTGGAACATGAGTTCCACGAGGCACCCAAGCATGTGTCCTATTCCTTCGACGGACCGCTTGGCCATTATGACCGGGCGCAGCTCCAGCGCGGCTTCCAGGTTTTCAAGGAAGTCTGCTCGGCCTGCCACAGCCTCAAGTTCGTGGCGTTCCGCGACCTCGAAGCGCTGGGCTATAACGAAGCCGAAGTGAAGGCGATCGCCAAGCAATGGGCGATCAAGACCCCGTCGGTCGATCCGGCCACGGGCGAAGCTTCCACGCGCGAGCCTGTGCCGTCGGATTATTTCCCCAAGCCCTTCGCGAACAATGTCGCGGCGGCGGCGGCGAACAATAATGCGATCCCGCCAGATTTGTCGCTAATGACCAAGGCTCGCCATCATGGCAGCGCCTATGTCTATTCGCTGCTGACCGGCTATCAGGCACAACCGGCCGAATTACTGAAGGAATTTCCTGATGCCAAGACGCCCGAAGGCCTGCATTACAACCCCTATTTCGCCAACCTGAACCTGGCGATGGCACCCCCGCTGTCGGCGGAAGGTCAGGTCACCTATGGCGACGGCACCAAGCCGACCGTCGATCAGATGGCGCAGGATGTTTCGGCGTTCCTGACATGGACCGCCGAACCCAAGCTGGAAAACCGCCGCCGTGCGGGTCTGGCGACGCTGATCTTCCTGCTGATCGCCACGGGTCTGGCCTATATGTCCTACCAGAATATCTGGGCGGACAAGAAAAAGGCCGCCTGA
- the petA gene encoding ubiquinol-cytochrome c reductase iron-sulfur subunit gives MAIVEHTDSTGLSGEDGVRRRDFINIAAVSFAGVGGIAVVLPLIDQMNPSADVLALASTEVDLSAIQPGQAIKTTFRSQPLFVRQLTPKEIAEADKVDPSTLRDPQTLAERTVDGKTQWLVTMGVCTHLGCVPLGAGEGENKGEYGGYFCPCHGSSYDTAARIRKGPAPKNLEVPKFSFTSDTAILVG, from the coding sequence ATGGCGATCGTTGAACATACAGACAGCACGGGTCTATCCGGCGAAGATGGGGTGCGTCGTCGCGATTTCATCAACATCGCCGCAGTGAGTTTTGCAGGAGTCGGCGGCATCGCCGTCGTCCTGCCGCTGATCGACCAGATGAACCCCAGCGCCGACGTGCTGGCGCTTGCATCGACGGAAGTCGATCTTTCGGCGATTCAGCCGGGGCAGGCCATCAAGACGACTTTCCGCAGTCAGCCGCTGTTCGTGCGGCAGCTGACGCCCAAGGAAATCGCCGAAGCCGACAAGGTCGACCCGTCCACGCTGCGCGATCCGCAGACGCTGGCGGAACGCACCGTCGACGGCAAGACACAGTGGCTGGTGACGATGGGTGTCTGCACCCATCTGGGCTGCGTGCCGCTGGGCGCGGGCGAAGGTGAGAATAAGGGTGAATATGGCGGCTATTTCTGCCCATGCCATGGTTCGTCCTACGACACCGCCGCGCGCATCCGCAAAGGCCCCGCGCCCAAGAACCTGGAAGTGCCGAAGTTCAGCTTCACTTCCGACACCGCCATTCTCGTAGGCTGA
- the istB gene encoding IS21-like element helper ATPase IstB, whose product MTRTKDQAAAVLPTLLKALRLPSINRNWKRLTDTADRDGWPAANLLASLLEIEMADRSSRRIQRHRDQSGLPAGKTFATFDFDAAPGIRKPHLLSLAAGDDWIENGGNLLLFGQSGTGKTHAVAAIGHALIDTGRRVLFCSTTDMVQKLQSARRDLSLPAMLDKLDKFDLIVLDDLSYVRKDQVETSALFELIAHRYERHSLAITANQPFSAWDNVFPDPAMTVAAIDRLVHHSTIIEMNGESYRKRSAVARINAGDYDPPNGAPDRPS is encoded by the coding sequence ATGACCCGCACCAAGGATCAGGCCGCCGCCGTACTGCCTACCCTGCTGAAGGCCTTGCGCCTGCCGAGCATCAACCGCAACTGGAAGCGCCTCACCGACACCGCCGATCGCGATGGCTGGCCGGCCGCCAACCTGCTGGCCTCGCTTCTCGAGATCGAGATGGCTGATCGCTCCTCCCGGCGCATCCAGCGCCATCGCGACCAGTCCGGCTTGCCCGCAGGCAAGACCTTCGCCACCTTCGATTTCGACGCCGCCCCCGGCATCCGCAAACCGCACCTCTTGTCCCTCGCCGCCGGTGACGACTGGATCGAGAACGGCGGCAACCTGCTGCTGTTCGGCCAGAGCGGGACCGGCAAGACGCACGCAGTTGCCGCCATTGGCCATGCCCTCATCGACACGGGGCGGCGCGTCCTGTTCTGCTCCACCACCGACATGGTCCAGAAGCTCCAGTCCGCGCGCCGCGACCTCAGCCTGCCCGCCATGCTCGACAAGCTCGACAAGTTCGATCTCATCGTGCTCGACGATCTGTCCTACGTCCGCAAGGACCAGGTCGAGACCAGCGCCTTGTTCGAGCTCATCGCCCACCGCTACGAACGCCACTCGCTCGCCATTACCGCCAACCAGCCATTTTCGGCATGGGACAACGTCTTCCCTGATCCCGCCATGACTGTCGCCGCGATCGACCGCCTCGTGCACCACTCGACCATCATCGAGATGAACGGCGAAAGCTACCGCAAGCGTTCCGCCGTCGCCCGCATCAACGCCGGCGATTACGACCCGCCCAATGGCGCCCCGGACCGGCCATCATAA